The Streptomyces camelliae genome window below encodes:
- a CDS encoding Dyp-type peroxidase — protein sequence MSVFRRLRRPPTLELDDIQATLLRARPEPYFGTHAILEITEPAAGRELLRRLAPRVTSAARWDEPRPSWLALALSYQGLVALGVPHESLASFPANFRAGMAARAERLRDTGPNAPERWEFPFGTPRVHVAVTVYAASEHDWRAEVAAYETELGEVPGVRLLSHQDFAADGFNVFGYRDGFSQPVVEGSGAEPLPGDGRPIKAGEFVLGYPSETGHPLPVPTPDVLGRNGTYVVFRKYHSHVAAFNTWLHDNARTEAERELLAAKLVGRWRSGAPLALAPERDNPAIGDDPNRINDFDYAADPRGLRTPLGSHIRRMNPRDTKLTVLTDVNIRRIIRRGTSYGTPLPPDRLKDDGTPRGLDFIALGARAIDNVEFLQSEWVGSGNFMGLGKEKDPMISLQDKGAYFTVPGTPPRRVQNIQSFNTLLGGEYFFMPSLTAIRWLSSI from the coding sequence ATGTCCGTCTTCCGACGCCTGCGCCGCCCGCCCACGCTGGAGCTCGACGACATCCAGGCGACCCTGCTGCGGGCCCGGCCGGAGCCCTACTTCGGCACCCACGCCATCCTGGAGATCACCGAGCCCGCCGCGGGCAGAGAGCTGCTGCGCCGGCTGGCGCCCCGGGTGACCTCGGCCGCCCGCTGGGACGAACCGCGGCCGTCCTGGCTGGCTCTCGCCCTCAGCTATCAGGGACTCGTAGCCCTTGGTGTGCCGCACGAGTCGCTGGCCTCCTTCCCGGCCAACTTCCGTGCCGGGATGGCCGCCCGCGCCGAGCGGCTGCGTGACACCGGCCCGAACGCGCCGGAGCGCTGGGAGTTCCCGTTCGGCACGCCGCGCGTGCACGTCGCCGTCACGGTCTACGCCGCGAGCGAGCACGACTGGCGTGCCGAAGTCGCCGCCTACGAGACGGAGTTGGGCGAAGTGCCGGGAGTGCGGCTGCTGTCGCACCAGGACTTCGCGGCCGACGGGTTCAATGTGTTCGGGTACCGCGACGGCTTCAGCCAGCCGGTGGTCGAGGGCAGCGGCGCCGAACCCCTGCCCGGCGACGGCCGCCCGATCAAGGCCGGCGAGTTCGTGCTGGGCTACCCGAGCGAGACCGGCCATCCCCTGCCCGTGCCGACTCCGGACGTCCTCGGCCGCAACGGCACCTACGTGGTCTTCCGCAAGTACCACTCCCATGTCGCCGCCTTCAACACGTGGCTGCACGACAACGCCCGCACCGAGGCCGAACGCGAACTGCTGGCCGCCAAGCTCGTCGGCCGCTGGCGCAGCGGCGCGCCCTTGGCCCTGGCTCCGGAGCGTGACAACCCCGCGATCGGCGACGACCCGAACCGGATCAACGACTTCGACTATGCCGCCGACCCGCGCGGCCTGCGCACGCCCCTCGGATCGCACATCCGCCGGATGAACCCCCGCGACACGAAGCTGACGGTCCTCACCGACGTCAACATCCGCCGCATCATCCGGCGCGGCACCTCCTACGGCACCCCTCTGCCCCCGGACCGCCTCAAGGACGACGGCACGCCGCGCGGCCTGGACTTCATCGCGCTCGGCGCGCGTGCGATCGACAACGTCGAGTTCCTGCAGAGCGAGTGGGTCGGCTCGGGCAACTTCATGGGCCTGGGCAAGGAGAAGGACCCGATGATCTCGCTCCAGGACAAGGGTGCCTACTTCACCGTGCCCGGCACCCCGCCGCGCCGGGTGCAGAACATCCAGTCCTTCAACACCCTTCTCGGCGGCGAGTACTTCTTCATGCCGAGCCTGACCGCAATCCGCTGGCTGAGCAGCATCTGA
- a CDS encoding catalase family protein encodes MTSYIRYRPDLEQPFPNEQELVRQVVEAMGKANRQVADKHRHGLRDAHAKSHGVLAGELRVQPNLPAHLAQGLFAEPAVYPVIVRFSSAPGDLRSDQVPVQRGIAIKVIGAPGPRAVDDGFTTQDFLLVNHPTLPFGNIAEYAKLQDLLEKQPRQSDQQLQLTGLAARVAAKALTRAGRPLPPAVETLAAANHHILGETFHSMAALRYGDHVAKISAAPRSADVKALTGRPVDRKAGESALRDLVVDFFAHNSADYDIRAQLCTDIDRMPVEDASVLWPEELSAHEVVAVLHLPAQNAYSDARRRYADDVLSFSPWHALEAHRPLGSIMRSRRTAYPASSDFRHRLNDVEPQEPSDIKELPA; translated from the coding sequence ATGACCTCGTACATCCGCTACCGGCCCGACCTCGAACAGCCCTTTCCGAACGAGCAGGAACTCGTCCGCCAGGTCGTCGAAGCCATGGGCAAGGCCAACCGGCAGGTCGCCGACAAACACCGCCACGGCCTGCGCGATGCCCACGCCAAGAGCCACGGCGTCCTCGCCGGCGAACTACGCGTCCAGCCGAACCTGCCGGCCCACCTCGCCCAGGGGCTGTTCGCCGAACCCGCCGTCTACCCGGTCATCGTCCGCTTCTCCTCGGCTCCGGGCGACCTGCGCTCCGACCAGGTACCCGTCCAGCGCGGCATCGCGATCAAGGTGATCGGCGCACCTGGACCCCGTGCCGTCGACGACGGCTTCACCACCCAGGACTTCCTCCTGGTCAACCACCCCACCCTGCCCTTCGGCAACATCGCCGAGTACGCCAAACTGCAGGACCTGCTGGAGAAGCAGCCCCGCCAGAGCGACCAGCAACTCCAGCTCACCGGACTGGCCGCCCGCGTCGCCGCCAAGGCCCTCACCCGCGCCGGACGCCCGCTTCCACCGGCCGTCGAAACCCTGGCCGCGGCCAACCACCACATCCTCGGCGAGACCTTCCACTCCATGGCGGCGCTGCGCTACGGCGACCACGTCGCCAAGATCTCGGCCGCGCCGCGCTCGGCCGACGTCAAGGCCCTCACCGGCCGGCCCGTCGACCGGAAGGCCGGAGAGTCGGCACTGCGCGACCTCGTCGTGGACTTCTTCGCGCACAACAGCGCGGACTACGACATCAGGGCCCAACTGTGCACGGACATCGACCGCATGCCCGTGGAGGACGCCTCCGTCCTGTGGCCCGAGGAGCTGTCAGCGCACGAGGTCGTCGCAGTGCTGCACCTGCCCGCCCAGAACGCCTACAGCGACGCCCGCCGCCGCTACGCCGACGACGTCCTGTCCTTCAGTCCGTGGCACGCCCTGGAGGCCCACCGCCCGCTGGGCTCCATCATGCGCTCGCGCCGGACCGCCTACCCCGCCTCCAGCGACTTCCGCCACCGCCTCAACGATGTGGAGCCCCAGGAGCCGTCCGACATCAAGGAGCTTCCTGCCTGA
- a CDS encoding TetR family transcriptional regulator yields MSQPVGRVPQRRNARSNRARILATARQELGRNPDITLEELARASGVVRRTLFGHFPGRAALLEALAEEAAEALEAAVAFGAPATEPAERALARFTLSIWPVGDRYRMLLALAHRDLGAERVDEILTPARVRATAIVEYGQRDGVFHSHLPPAVLGAALEAMTVALLEEVNTGTFEDDGTRVAVATLIAAGVPEKQARVVVDEVVATATAEDAADG; encoded by the coding sequence GTGTCCCAGCCCGTCGGCCGCGTGCCACAGCGACGCAACGCACGGTCCAATCGGGCGCGCATTCTGGCCACCGCACGCCAGGAACTCGGACGGAACCCCGACATCACCCTGGAGGAGCTGGCCCGCGCCTCCGGTGTCGTCAGGCGCACCCTTTTCGGACACTTCCCCGGACGGGCGGCGCTCCTGGAGGCGCTGGCCGAGGAGGCTGCCGAAGCTCTTGAGGCCGCCGTGGCGTTCGGAGCGCCGGCGACGGAGCCGGCCGAGCGGGCGCTCGCGCGGTTCACTCTGTCGATCTGGCCGGTGGGCGACCGCTACCGGATGCTCCTGGCGCTCGCCCACCGTGACCTGGGCGCGGAACGTGTCGACGAGATCCTCACGCCCGCCCGGGTCAGGGCCACCGCCATCGTGGAGTACGGACAGCGCGACGGCGTCTTCCACTCCCATCTGCCGCCCGCCGTGCTCGGCGCCGCCCTGGAGGCGATGACGGTCGCCCTCCTGGAGGAGGTCAACACCGGCACGTTCGAGGACGACGGCACCCGGGTGGCTGTCGCCACGCTCATCGCGGCAGGTGTCCCGGAGAAACAGGCGCGCGTCGTGGTCGACGAGGTGGTGGCCACGGCAACGGCGGAGGATGCCGCGGACGGCTGA
- a CDS encoding MFS transporter, protein MPLFATTPVEKMTGPYPRRWWALLVLCLSLLIVVMANTSLIVAAPDMTRDLGLSSSDLQWVIDGYTVPYAALMLVLGAIGDKYSRRGALVLGLLIFAGGSVMGSQVHHTDLVITARAIMGVGAAVVMPATLSLLVAIFPKSERAKAITAWSATSGLAIAAGPLAAGWLLQYHAWGSTFLMNVPIAVLGVIGALLLVPPSRAEGMGRIDYVGGLLSIVSVGCLVYATIEGPHFGWGAGPITAAVVAGVGLLAFVAWELRHSNPMLDVRKFTERPFSGSMLAVLFFFFGTFGSIYYSTQFLQFVLGYDALETGVRLLPLAGAVFVGAAVTAKLTPKLGVKAVVGVGMVLGTAGVVLLTRVEAGSTYTDFLPSLLVLGLAIGLSLSPATGTIMGSFPESELGVGGGANDTALELGCSLGIAILGSLLATSYKHKLTDLVGGHLPAAAMSTAKDSVGGGLAVAEQVAKNPQGGAQQAQALVAAVHESFAHAIAHTSLIGGIIMAVGAVIVIAVLPGRKHTGKHRQQDTVVAPEETEAVGAA, encoded by the coding sequence ATGCCGCTCTTTGCCACCACCCCCGTCGAGAAGATGACGGGGCCGTACCCCCGGCGCTGGTGGGCGCTGCTGGTGCTGTGCCTCAGCCTGCTGATCGTCGTCATGGCCAATACATCGCTGATCGTGGCGGCGCCGGACATGACGAGGGACCTGGGCCTGTCCAGCAGTGACCTGCAGTGGGTCATCGACGGCTACACCGTCCCGTATGCCGCGCTGATGCTGGTGCTGGGTGCGATCGGCGACAAGTACAGCCGCCGTGGCGCCCTGGTCCTGGGTCTGCTGATCTTCGCGGGCGGCTCGGTGATGGGCAGCCAGGTCCACCACACCGACCTGGTCATCACGGCCCGCGCGATCATGGGCGTCGGCGCCGCCGTCGTCATGCCGGCCACCTTGTCCCTGCTCGTCGCGATCTTCCCGAAGTCCGAGCGCGCCAAGGCCATCACCGCGTGGTCCGCCACCTCCGGACTCGCCATCGCCGCAGGCCCGCTGGCCGCCGGATGGCTGCTCCAGTACCACGCCTGGGGCTCCACCTTCCTGATGAACGTGCCCATCGCCGTCCTCGGCGTCATCGGGGCACTGCTCCTCGTGCCGCCGTCCAGGGCCGAGGGCATGGGCCGCATCGACTACGTCGGTGGTCTGCTGTCGATCGTCTCGGTCGGCTGCCTGGTCTACGCGACCATCGAGGGCCCGCACTTCGGCTGGGGCGCCGGCCCGATCACCGCGGCCGTGGTCGCCGGCGTGGGCCTGCTGGCCTTCGTCGCCTGGGAGTTGCGTCACTCCAACCCCATGCTGGACGTGCGCAAGTTCACCGAGCGCCCCTTCTCCGGTTCGATGCTCGCGGTGCTGTTCTTCTTCTTCGGTACCTTCGGCTCGATCTACTACTCCACCCAGTTCCTGCAGTTCGTCCTCGGCTACGACGCCCTGGAGACCGGTGTACGACTGCTGCCGCTGGCCGGCGCCGTCTTCGTCGGCGCCGCCGTGACCGCGAAGCTGACGCCGAAGCTCGGTGTGAAGGCGGTGGTGGGCGTCGGCATGGTGCTCGGCACGGCGGGCGTCGTCCTGCTCACCCGGGTCGAGGCGGGCTCGACGTACACCGACTTCCTGCCGTCCCTGCTGGTGCTCGGCCTCGCGATCGGGCTGAGCCTGTCCCCGGCCACCGGCACCATCATGGGTTCCTTCCCCGAGTCGGAACTGGGCGTCGGCGGCGGTGCGAACGACACCGCGCTGGAGCTCGGTTGCTCCCTGGGCATCGCGATCCTCGGCTCGCTCCTCGCCACGTCCTACAAGCACAAGCTGACCGACCTGGTCGGCGGCCACCTCCCCGCCGCCGCGATGAGCACCGCCAAGGACTCGGTGGGCGGCGGCCTCGCGGTCGCCGAGCAGGTCGCGAAGAACCCCCAGGGCGGAGCCCAGCAGGCCCAGGCCCTGGTCGCGGCGGTCCACGAGTCCTTCGCCCACGCCATCGCCCACACCAGCCTCATCGGCGGCATCATCATGGCCGTCGGAGCCGTGATCGTCATCGCGGTCCTGCCCGGCCGCAAGCACACCGGCAAGCACCGCCAGCAGGACACGGTGGTCGCGCCGGAGGAGACCGAGGCCGTGGGCGCCGCCTGA
- a CDS encoding TetR/AcrR family transcriptional regulator, protein MTSAHVADSPGRSRTRMTRARILEAARQELGRDPDSSLGDIAEAAGVVRRTVYGHFNGRAALVEGLVEDATQALRRALEVPHASEPDAVAALACFVLAVWPVGDRYRMLLRLAPQDLGAERVAQVLAPARETAATIIAQGQRQGVFQSSVPADPLSRALEGHLLGLLECVNAGTWTDDGTHTATAALIAMGVDRDIAVTCVRHLRRPDRAGA, encoded by the coding sequence ATGACCAGCGCACACGTGGCAGACAGCCCGGGACGCAGCCGCACCCGCATGACCCGGGCCCGGATCCTTGAGGCGGCCAGACAGGAACTCGGCCGTGACCCCGACAGCAGCCTCGGAGACATCGCGGAGGCCGCCGGCGTGGTGCGTCGTACGGTCTACGGCCACTTCAACGGCCGGGCCGCGCTGGTGGAGGGGCTGGTGGAGGATGCCACGCAGGCGCTGAGGCGAGCGCTTGAGGTCCCGCACGCTTCCGAGCCGGACGCTGTCGCGGCTCTGGCGTGCTTCGTCCTCGCCGTGTGGCCTGTCGGTGACCGCTACCGCATGCTGCTCCGCCTCGCTCCCCAGGATCTGGGGGCCGAACGGGTCGCCCAGGTGCTCGCTCCCGCGCGCGAGACGGCGGCGACGATCATCGCCCAGGGGCAGCGGCAGGGGGTCTTCCAGAGCAGCGTCCCGGCCGATCCGCTGAGCCGGGCCCTGGAGGGCCATCTGCTTGGGCTCCTGGAGTGTGTGAACGCAGGGACGTGGACCGATGACGGCACACACACCGCGACCGCCGCCCTGATCGCCATGGGCGTGGACCGCGACATCGCCGTCACCTGCGTCCGACACCTCCGCCGGCCGGACCGCGCCGGTGCCTAG
- a CDS encoding LmeA family phospholipid-binding protein, whose protein sequence is MYQSQPYGEFDSRSSYDDATVYASPPPPGRRRRIIIAASLAALLVGAVVVDRTAAAHAESRTAEAFQEGMGTSDQPSVHVSGFPVLTQLARGSLRHVEITARDIPARGTARPLPVTKLTVGLNGLKTSGSAKEAHARSVDATAFVSYDDLSSALGVQISQGDKPGRVDATASLPLAGDVTVSAAVSVVDGNSIAFSDIRVTQGELIPPAKALLDKALSKPVPLQNIPEGLHLRSVTPTESGIDARFTGTSVTFRPSTSSAA, encoded by the coding sequence ATGTACCAGTCGCAGCCCTATGGCGAATTCGACAGTCGGTCCAGCTACGACGACGCCACCGTCTACGCGAGCCCGCCCCCTCCCGGGAGGCGACGCAGGATCATCATCGCCGCGTCCCTGGCCGCGTTGCTGGTGGGCGCCGTCGTGGTCGACCGGACTGCCGCCGCCCATGCGGAGAGCCGTACGGCGGAGGCGTTCCAGGAGGGCATGGGCACATCTGACCAGCCTTCGGTGCACGTCAGCGGCTTTCCCGTGCTGACGCAGCTGGCCCGGGGCAGTCTGCGGCACGTCGAGATCACCGCCCGCGACATACCGGCCCGCGGCACGGCCCGGCCGCTGCCGGTGACGAAGCTGACCGTCGGCCTCAACGGCCTCAAGACGTCGGGGAGCGCCAAGGAGGCCCATGCCCGCAGCGTCGATGCGACCGCCTTCGTGTCCTACGACGACCTGTCGAGTGCCCTCGGCGTGCAGATTTCTCAAGGGGACAAGCCCGGACGGGTCGACGCCACGGCCAGCCTTCCGCTCGCCGGCGACGTGACCGTGAGCGCGGCCGTCTCGGTGGTCGACGGCAACAGCATCGCCTTTTCGGACATCCGCGTGACCCAGGGCGAGTTGATCCCTCCCGCCAAGGCGCTGCTCGACAAGGCCCTGTCGAAGCCCGTCCCGCTTCAGAACATTCCGGAGGGGCTGCACCTGCGATCGGTGACCCCCACGGAAAGCGGCATCGATGCCCGCTTCACCGGAACGTCCGTCACCTTCCGCCCGAGCACGTCGTCCGCCGCGTAG
- a CDS encoding TetR/AcrR family transcriptional regulator, translating to MSTSAPPSNRFERRRAETRRALIRAARQILAETGDTSASIQAIAERADVGFGSFYNHFESKTELFEAAVVDALEEFGQNFDKHLTGIDDPAELVAAGFRLSARLTASHPELMQVVRRRGLGHIHSDNGLAVRALRDLQVGMASGRFTAVDPAVALSALGGTLLSMVELRFARPDLDGEEAAVNLAEMVLRMLGVPPDDAHEVARRPLPTLD from the coding sequence ATGTCTACGTCAGCCCCGCCCAGCAACCGGTTCGAGCGGCGCCGCGCCGAGACCCGGCGGGCGCTCATTCGCGCGGCCCGGCAGATCCTTGCCGAGACCGGTGACACCAGCGCCAGCATCCAGGCGATCGCCGAGCGCGCCGACGTCGGATTCGGCTCCTTCTACAACCACTTCGAGTCGAAGACGGAGCTGTTCGAGGCGGCCGTGGTGGACGCCCTGGAGGAGTTCGGCCAGAACTTCGACAAGCACCTCACGGGGATCGACGACCCGGCCGAGCTGGTCGCGGCGGGTTTCCGGCTGAGCGCGCGGCTGACCGCGTCCCATCCGGAGCTGATGCAGGTCGTGCGCCGCCGCGGCCTCGGCCATATCCACTCGGACAACGGCCTCGCCGTCCGGGCGCTGCGCGACCTCCAGGTCGGCATGGCCTCCGGCCGCTTCACCGCCGTCGACCCGGCGGTCGCGCTGTCGGCATTGGGCGGAACGCTGCTGTCCATGGTGGAGCTGAGGTTCGCCCGTCCCGACCTGGACGGCGAAGAGGCGGCGGTGAACCTCGCAGAAATGGTCCTGCGCATGCTGGGCGTCCCGCCGGACGACGCCCACGAGGTCGCCCGGCGCCCCCTCCCCACCCTCGACTGA
- a CDS encoding VOC family protein has translation MSETRNKGAVVKTAHQDLHSEQGALRGEHPGRSRNPVIKVADLAWLEFEKPDLDRAEVFARDFGFQVAARTERELWLRGTFAGSPCMVIRQGRTSRFIGPVFRASEQADLERLARATGTDVRDADVPGGGKTVGLLDPSGFPVRVVHCGEQLPELPEQQPLLLNFGTDHRRTNATQRPPREPSRIQRLGHVVLETRVFGRALDWYLDTLGMIVSDFLFLDGQRDRGPTMAFIRCDQGSVPADHHTLAMHLGPGTGYVHSAYQVTDLDAIAVGGEYLKERGYKRSWGIGRHIQGSQLFDYWRDPDHFMLEHFADGDLFSCDVEPGWAPMSTSGLAQWGPPATRDFLGASPSPQRVRDVVQALRGDNEMDPARLFGLLKAANS, from the coding sequence ATGTCTGAAACCCGCAACAAGGGGGCCGTCGTCAAGACGGCCCACCAGGACCTCCACAGCGAGCAGGGCGCCCTGCGTGGCGAACATCCGGGCAGGTCCCGCAATCCGGTGATCAAGGTGGCCGACCTGGCCTGGCTGGAGTTCGAGAAGCCGGACCTCGACCGGGCCGAAGTCTTCGCCCGCGACTTCGGCTTCCAGGTCGCTGCGCGTACCGAGCGCGAGCTGTGGCTGCGTGGCACCTTCGCCGGCTCGCCCTGCATGGTGATCCGGCAGGGCCGCACCTCCCGATTCATCGGCCCGGTGTTCCGGGCTTCCGAGCAGGCAGACCTGGAGCGGCTGGCGCGCGCCACCGGTACCGACGTACGGGACGCGGACGTGCCCGGCGGTGGCAAGACGGTCGGACTGCTGGACCCGTCCGGCTTCCCGGTGCGCGTGGTGCACTGCGGTGAACAGCTGCCGGAGCTCCCCGAGCAGCAGCCGCTGCTCCTCAACTTCGGCACCGACCACCGCCGTACGAATGCCACGCAGCGGCCTCCGCGCGAGCCGTCCCGTATTCAGCGGCTGGGCCATGTGGTGCTGGAGACCCGAGTGTTCGGCCGGGCCCTCGACTGGTACCTGGACACCCTCGGAATGATCGTGTCCGACTTCCTGTTCCTGGACGGACAGCGCGACCGCGGCCCGACCATGGCGTTCATCCGCTGCGACCAGGGCAGCGTGCCGGCGGACCACCACACGCTGGCCATGCACCTGGGGCCGGGAACGGGGTACGTCCACTCCGCCTACCAGGTCACCGACCTGGACGCGATCGCCGTCGGTGGCGAATACCTCAAGGAGCGCGGATACAAGCGCAGTTGGGGGATCGGCCGGCACATCCAGGGCAGCCAGCTCTTCGACTACTGGCGCGACCCCGACCACTTCATGCTGGAGCACTTCGCCGACGGCGACCTGTTCTCCTGCGACGTCGAGCCCGGCTGGGCGCCGATGTCGACGAGCGGCCTCGCCCAGTGGGGACCGCCCGCCACCCGAGACTTCCTGGGCGCCAGTCCCTCTCCGCAGCGTGTCCGCGACGTCGTCCAGGCGCTGCGCGGCGACAACGAGATGGACCCCGCCCGCCTGTTCGGCCTGCTCAAGGCCGCCAACTCCTGA
- a CDS encoding fumarylacetoacetate hydrolase family protein yields the protein MSTNVLRTADGWWAVRGDRAVPVDTKAATTAELIADRVAVREATVSDDAGTPVADLVALSPVTTPCRVVAQMVNYRSHARDSGFTGDIPPAFFRKASGSVSGPAETIVRPAHVKFLDYEIELGLVMGAPLPVGTVVEERDLPSYVAGLVITNDVSARDVQLTKTQFYESKSYPTFTPTGPYLTLLEPEEFAHLLDLRLKLSVNGELRQDRTLADMIVRPARAVTLLARFQSLDPGDLLLTGTPGGTALKAPPKAVEKIGSLLPPAAKWKAFFKSQARNPHYLRTGDVITATISTPDGRIDLGEQRTPVTDAE from the coding sequence ATGAGCACCAACGTCCTGCGCACCGCCGACGGCTGGTGGGCCGTCCGCGGCGACCGCGCCGTCCCCGTCGACACCAAGGCCGCCACCACCGCCGAACTGATCGCCGACCGCGTCGCCGTACGCGAGGCGACCGTCTCGGACGATGCGGGCACCCCCGTCGCCGACCTGGTCGCCCTCTCACCGGTCACCACCCCGTGCCGAGTGGTCGCCCAGATGGTCAACTACCGCAGCCACGCCCGTGATTCGGGCTTCACCGGCGACATCCCGCCCGCCTTCTTCCGCAAGGCGTCCGGCTCGGTCAGCGGCCCGGCGGAGACCATCGTCCGGCCTGCGCACGTGAAGTTCCTCGACTACGAGATCGAACTCGGCCTGGTCATGGGCGCACCGTTGCCCGTCGGCACCGTCGTCGAGGAACGCGACCTGCCGTCGTACGTCGCCGGTCTCGTGATCACCAACGACGTCAGCGCCCGTGACGTCCAGCTGACCAAGACGCAGTTCTACGAGAGCAAGTCGTACCCCACTTTCACGCCGACCGGTCCCTACCTGACCCTGCTGGAGCCGGAGGAGTTCGCCCATCTTCTCGACCTGCGGCTGAAGCTGTCGGTCAACGGCGAACTGCGCCAGGACCGCACCCTCGCCGACATGATCGTCCGCCCGGCACGGGCAGTCACCCTGCTCGCCCGCTTCCAGAGCCTCGACCCGGGCGACCTGCTGCTGACCGGCACCCCCGGCGGCACCGCGCTCAAGGCCCCACCCAAGGCCGTGGAGAAGATCGGCTCGCTGCTTCCCCCCGCCGCGAAGTGGAAGGCGTTCTTCAAGAGCCAGGCCCGCAACCCGCACTACCTGCGCACGGGTGACGTGATCACGGCGACGATCTCGACCCCGGACGGCCGGATCGACCTCGGTGAGCAGCGCACGCCCGTCACGGACGCCGAGTAG
- a CDS encoding bifunctional 3-(3-hydroxy-phenyl)propionate/3-hydroxycinnamic acid hydroxylase — MTVEPNSAHVPVVIIGAGPVGVTAALLLARRGVRSVVLERHRDVYPLPRAVATDDEVCRILQAAGVGEEFAAISRPAKGLRLLDARHRVMAEFRRSVHGHHGYPQTSMFDQPELERVLRDALGRSPECELRGGVEVTAVGPYTSGPVRVTYRDDNGEHHLWAEAVLGCDGANSLTREAIGAMWENLRFEERWTVVDVRTNADVRCWEGVDQVCDPDRPATFMRVGEDRYRWEFRLGERDEPVRELVAPWVSPSYDGDFEVVRKTQYTFRARVADRWHGGRVFLLGDAAHLTPPFIGQGLCSGLRDAYNLTWKLARVLQQGAEEGLLDTYERERKPHARRVIRLAVAMGWAMTGGQDGAAALRRNLLAAACRIPGLAEAAGRDLSPALTAGPLVRRRARRGLAGTHCPQPWVNADGRRSRLDEVIGDSFIILTATDPSPSLTALAHGLGVRAVPVTGLRDDGTLAAWLHAGRADAALLRPDRVVLDIVPAGGRDFTDTATWAPLLHTTRGPHPSPRTAEKSLLRSATR; from the coding sequence ATGACCGTCGAGCCCAACTCGGCACACGTACCCGTCGTGATCATCGGCGCCGGGCCGGTGGGCGTGACCGCCGCCCTCCTGCTCGCCCGGCGCGGCGTCCGCAGCGTCGTGCTGGAACGCCACCGGGACGTCTACCCGCTTCCGCGCGCCGTCGCCACCGACGACGAGGTGTGCAGGATTCTCCAGGCGGCGGGCGTAGGAGAGGAGTTCGCCGCGATCTCCCGTCCCGCCAAGGGGCTGCGGCTGCTGGACGCCCGGCACCGGGTGATGGCCGAGTTCCGCCGCTCCGTGCACGGCCATCACGGCTACCCGCAGACCAGCATGTTCGACCAGCCCGAGCTGGAGCGTGTGCTGCGCGACGCCCTGGGCCGCAGCCCCGAGTGCGAACTGCGGGGCGGAGTGGAGGTCACCGCCGTCGGCCCGTACACCTCGGGTCCCGTGCGCGTGACCTACCGCGATGACAACGGCGAGCACCACCTGTGGGCAGAGGCGGTCCTCGGCTGCGACGGCGCCAACAGCCTCACCCGCGAGGCCATCGGCGCCATGTGGGAGAACCTGCGCTTCGAGGAACGCTGGACGGTCGTCGACGTCCGGACGAACGCCGACGTCCGCTGCTGGGAGGGCGTCGACCAGGTCTGTGACCCGGACCGGCCGGCGACCTTCATGCGTGTCGGCGAGGACCGCTACCGCTGGGAGTTCCGCCTGGGGGAGCGGGACGAGCCGGTCCGTGAGCTGGTCGCCCCGTGGGTGTCGCCCTCGTACGACGGGGACTTCGAGGTCGTCCGCAAGACGCAGTACACCTTCCGGGCGCGGGTTGCCGACCGGTGGCACGGCGGACGGGTCTTCCTCCTCGGTGACGCCGCCCACCTCACCCCGCCCTTCATCGGGCAGGGGCTGTGCTCCGGCCTGCGGGATGCCTACAACCTCACCTGGAAGCTCGCCCGTGTCCTCCAGCAAGGCGCCGAGGAAGGCCTGTTGGACACATACGAGAGAGAGCGCAAGCCACACGCACGGCGCGTGATCCGGCTCGCGGTCGCCATGGGCTGGGCCATGACCGGCGGCCAGGACGGCGCCGCCGCGCTCCGCCGCAATCTCCTGGCCGCCGCGTGCCGCATCCCCGGCCTGGCCGAAGCGGCCGGCCGCGACCTCAGCCCGGCCCTGACCGCAGGGCCGCTGGTGCGGCGCCGTGCGCGCCGGGGTCTCGCGGGCACACATTGCCCGCAACCGTGGGTGAACGCCGACGGGCGGCGCAGCCGTCTCGACGAGGTGATCGGCGACTCCTTCATCATCCTGACGGCCACCGACCCCTCGCCCTCGCTGACCGCGCTCGCCCACGGGCTCGGCGTCCGGGCGGTCCCCGTGACCGGGCTGCGTGACGACGGCACGCTCGCCGCCTGGCTGCACGCCGGCCGGGCGGACGCCGCACTGCTGCGCCCCGACCGCGTCGTCCTGGACATCGTCCCGGCCGGTGGCCGGGACTTCACGGACACCGCCACCTGGGCGCCCCTGCTGCACACCACGCGTGGCCCCCACCCCTCCCCGCGAACCGCCGAGAAAAGCCTGTTGAGGAGCGCCACACGATGA